One genomic window of Bradyrhizobium sp. CCGE-LA001 includes the following:
- a CDS encoding Asp-tRNA(Asn)/Glu-tRNA(Gln) amidotransferase GatCAB subunit A, giving the protein MSTEPALMTLAEVARAIAAKQLSSHEVTRALLKRIAQWQPHLNAFMSIEADEALKAAETADAELAKGNVRGPLHGVPLAHKDMYYDAGKVSTCGSLIRRDFVPTTTSTALQRLKDAGQVRLGTLHLAEFAYGPTGHNAHYGPVRNPWNVAHITGGSSSGSGSAVAARLTYAALGSDTGGSIRMPAHFCGVTGLKTTVGRVSRAGAMPLSQSLDTVGPLARTAEDCALLLALMAGADPADSTCSHEPLSDYVAATKGSLKGLKIGVPASFYVDDLDSEVARVLDETIAVLKREGADIVTVELPDQRQLSSASQLVLAAEAAAFHKRWMIERPQDYGPQVLMRLQNGLAVPAITYLEAMRWRGPALAAHNAATAHVDAVIAPASPVPAPTIEESDVGGGPNAPAMVQRLTLFTRPVNFLGLPSLTVPSGFTKAGLPVGMQLIGRSFDEATLLTIGAAFQRVTDYHDRLPKLPS; this is encoded by the coding sequence ATGAGCACCGAACCCGCATTGATGACGCTCGCCGAGGTCGCGCGTGCGATCGCGGCGAAGCAGCTGTCCTCGCATGAAGTGACGCGTGCGCTGCTGAAGCGGATCGCGCAATGGCAGCCGCATCTCAACGCCTTCATGTCGATTGAAGCGGATGAGGCGCTGAAGGCGGCAGAGACCGCCGACGCCGAGCTCGCCAAGGGCAATGTCCGCGGTCCCCTGCATGGCGTGCCGCTCGCGCACAAGGACATGTACTACGACGCCGGCAAGGTCTCGACCTGCGGCTCGCTGATCCGCCGTGACTTCGTGCCGACCACGACATCGACTGCGTTGCAGCGGCTGAAGGACGCCGGCCAGGTCAGGCTCGGGACATTGCATCTCGCCGAGTTCGCCTATGGCCCGACCGGGCACAACGCCCATTACGGCCCGGTGCGCAACCCCTGGAACGTCGCCCATATCACCGGCGGCTCGTCATCCGGCTCCGGTTCGGCGGTTGCGGCGCGATTGACCTATGCGGCACTCGGTTCGGACACCGGCGGTTCGATCCGCATGCCCGCCCATTTCTGCGGCGTCACGGGGCTGAAGACCACCGTCGGTCGCGTCAGCCGTGCCGGCGCGATGCCGCTGTCGCAATCGCTCGACACGGTCGGCCCGCTCGCCCGCACTGCCGAGGATTGCGCGCTGCTGCTGGCGCTGATGGCTGGCGCGGATCCGGCGGATTCCACCTGCAGCCACGAGCCGCTGTCGGACTATGTCGCCGCGACCAAGGGCTCGCTGAAGGGCCTGAAGATCGGCGTGCCCGCGTCTTTCTATGTCGACGATCTCGACAGCGAGGTCGCGCGTGTGCTGGACGAGACCATCGCGGTGCTCAAGCGCGAGGGTGCCGACATCGTCACGGTCGAGCTGCCGGACCAGCGGCAATTGTCGTCGGCGAGCCAGCTGGTGCTCGCCGCGGAAGCCGCCGCCTTCCACAAGCGCTGGATGATCGAGCGTCCGCAGGATTATGGCCCGCAGGTCCTGATGCGGCTCCAGAACGGCCTTGCCGTTCCCGCCATCACCTATCTCGAGGCGATGCGTTGGCGCGGGCCTGCGCTCGCCGCGCACAACGCAGCGACCGCGCACGTCGATGCGGTGATCGCGCCGGCCTCGCCCGTGCCGGCGCCGACCATCGAGGAGAGCGACGTCGGCGGCGGGCCGAATGCGCCGGCCATGGTGCAACGGCTGACGCTGTTCACCCGCCCCGTGAACTTCCTCGGCCTGCCGTCGCTCACGGTGCCCTCGGGCTTCACCAAGGCCGGCCTGCCGGTCGGCATGCAGCTGATCGGCCGCTCCTTCGACGAAGCCACCCTGCTCACCATCGGCGCCGCGTTCCAGCGCGTCACCGACTACCACGATAGATTGCCGAAACTGCCGTCATGA
- a CDS encoding type I secretion system permease/ATPase, which yields MAAIPGVRRSELGDALRACRTAFIGVGLMSCMINLLYLTGSIFMLEVYDRVLPSRSVPTLVGLIILASFLYMAQGLLDMIRNRILGRIGTALDEALNKRVFDTIVRLPLLVGSRNEGLQPLRDLDNVRSFLGGMGPSAFFDLPWLPLYLAICFAFHVMIGVTALVGAIILVGLTLVTEFMSRQPAKEAMGLAAQRNDLAQASRRNAEVMVSMGMAGRMNQRWSEANEKYLAGNQRASDVAGGLGAVAKVLRMMLQSAVLAVGAYLVIHQEATAGIIIAGSILSARALAPVDLAIAHWKSFVAARQSWQRLTRLLEQMPAQAMPTQLQPPTSRLSVEGVAMVPPGDQRLIVQDITFALAAGNGLGVIGPSGSGKSSLIRALVGVWQPARGKVRLDGAALDQWSSDVLGRHIGYLPQDVELFGGTIAQNISRFDLEATSDAIIAAAKEAGVHEMIIKMREGYNTQVGEQGTALSAGQAQRVALARALYGNPFLIVLDEPNSNLDTEGDEALTRAIRAARERGAIVVVVAHRPIGVEAVDQILVLRDGRMQAFGPKEQVLAQVLQPRVTPPAPIKIVSEGGVPKP from the coding sequence ATGGCAGCCATCCCTGGCGTCCGCCGTTCAGAGCTCGGTGACGCCTTGCGTGCTTGTCGCACGGCGTTCATCGGCGTCGGCTTGATGAGCTGCATGATCAACCTGCTCTATCTGACGGGGTCGATCTTCATGCTGGAGGTCTACGACCGGGTGCTGCCCAGCCGCAGCGTTCCGACCCTGGTCGGCCTCATCATCCTCGCCAGCTTCCTCTACATGGCGCAGGGCCTGCTCGACATGATCCGCAACCGGATCCTCGGGCGGATCGGCACCGCGCTGGACGAAGCCCTCAACAAGCGCGTGTTCGACACCATCGTGCGCCTGCCGCTCCTCGTCGGCAGTCGCAACGAGGGCCTCCAGCCGCTGCGCGACCTCGACAATGTCCGCTCCTTCCTCGGCGGCATGGGTCCGAGCGCGTTCTTCGACCTGCCCTGGCTGCCGCTCTATCTCGCGATCTGCTTCGCCTTCCACGTCATGATCGGCGTCACCGCGCTGGTCGGCGCCATCATCCTGGTCGGCCTGACGCTGGTCACCGAATTCATGTCACGCCAGCCGGCGAAAGAAGCGATGGGCCTTGCCGCGCAGCGCAACGATCTCGCCCAGGCCAGCCGTCGCAATGCCGAAGTCATGGTGTCCATGGGCATGGCCGGCCGCATGAACCAGCGGTGGAGCGAGGCCAACGAAAAATATCTCGCCGGCAATCAGCGCGCGAGCGACGTCGCCGGCGGTCTCGGCGCGGTCGCAAAAGTGCTGCGTATGATGCTTCAATCGGCGGTGCTCGCGGTCGGCGCCTATCTCGTCATCCACCAGGAGGCGACCGCCGGCATCATCATCGCCGGGTCGATCCTCTCCGCCCGCGCGCTCGCGCCGGTCGATCTCGCCATCGCGCATTGGAAATCCTTCGTCGCGGCGCGCCAGAGCTGGCAGCGCCTGACCCGCCTGTTGGAGCAGATGCCGGCGCAAGCGATGCCGACGCAGCTGCAGCCGCCCACCAGCCGGCTCTCGGTCGAAGGCGTCGCCATGGTGCCGCCGGGCGACCAGCGCCTCATCGTGCAGGACATCACCTTCGCGCTCGCCGCCGGCAACGGCCTCGGGGTCATCGGGCCGAGCGGTTCCGGCAAATCGTCGCTGATCCGCGCGCTGGTCGGCGTCTGGCAGCCGGCGCGCGGCAAGGTCCGGCTCGACGGCGCGGCGCTGGATCAATGGTCGAGCGACGTGCTCGGCCGCCACATCGGCTATCTGCCGCAGGACGTCGAATTGTTCGGCGGCACCATCGCCCAGAACATCAGCCGGTTCGACCTCGAAGCCACCTCCGATGCCATCATCGCCGCGGCCAAGGAGGCCGGCGTGCACGAGATGATCATCAAGATGCGAGAGGGCTACAACACGCAGGTCGGCGAGCAGGGCACCGCGCTTTCGGCAGGCCAGGCGCAGCGCGTGGCGCTGGCTCGCGCGCTCTATGGCAATCCGTTCCTGATCGTGCTCGACGAGCCCAATTCCAATCTCGACACCGAAGGCGACGAGGCGCTGACCCGTGCCATCCGCGCCGCGCGCGAGCGCGGGGCCATCGTCGTCGTGGTGGCGCATCGGCCGATCGGCGTCGAGGCGGTCGACCAGATCCTAGTGCTGCGCGACGGCCGCATGCAGGCCTTCGGTCCGAAGGAGCAGGTCCTCGCCCAGGTGCTCCAGCCGCGCGTGACGCCGCCGGCCCCGATCAAGATCGTCAGCGAAGGTGGAGTGCCCAAGCCATGA
- a CDS encoding ABC transporter permease produces the protein MSELPLSATTDAALQAAPATKARGYWATVGRRIMRDKVSMACALVLLLIFLSAILAPWLGLEDPYRGSMIRRLRHIGTAGYPLGTDELGRDMLARLIYGGRLSLVIGILPVILAFCIGTSLGLVAGYVGGRLNTAIMRTVDVFYAFPSVLLAIAISGALGAGILNSIVSLTVVFVPQITRVAESVTTGVRNMDFVEAARASGAGAFTIMRVHILGNVLGSIFVYATSLISVSMILAAGLSFLGLGTKPPEPEWGLMLNTLRTAIYVNPWVAALPGAMIFAVSICFNLLSDGLRSAMDIRN, from the coding sequence ATGAGCGAGCTTCCGTTGTCCGCCACCACTGACGCCGCGCTTCAGGCCGCGCCCGCGACCAAGGCGCGCGGTTATTGGGCGACGGTCGGCCGCCGCATCATGCGCGACAAGGTCAGCATGGCCTGCGCGCTGGTGCTGCTGCTGATCTTCCTGTCCGCGATCCTTGCGCCATGGCTGGGTCTCGAAGACCCTTACAGGGGCTCGATGATCCGCCGCCTGCGCCATATCGGCACCGCGGGTTACCCGCTCGGCACCGACGAGCTCGGCCGCGACATGCTGGCGCGGCTGATCTATGGCGGGCGGCTGTCGCTGGTCATCGGCATTTTGCCTGTCATCCTTGCCTTCTGCATCGGCACCTCGCTCGGTCTCGTTGCCGGTTATGTCGGCGGCAGGCTCAACACCGCGATCATGCGCACGGTCGACGTGTTCTATGCGTTCCCGTCGGTGCTGCTGGCGATTGCGATCTCCGGCGCGCTCGGCGCCGGCATCCTCAACTCCATCGTGTCGTTGACCGTGGTATTCGTGCCGCAGATCACCCGCGTTGCCGAAAGCGTCACCACCGGCGTGCGGAACATGGATTTCGTCGAGGCCGCGCGCGCCTCGGGCGCCGGCGCCTTCACCATCATGCGCGTGCACATCCTCGGTAACGTGCTGGGCTCGATCTTCGTCTACGCCACCAGCCTGATTTCCGTTTCCATGATCCTCGCCGCCGGTCTCTCCTTCCTCGGCCTCGGTACAAAACCGCCGGAACCGGAATGGGGATTGATGCTGAACACGCTGCGCACGGCGATCTACGTCAATCCCTGGGTCGCAGCATTGCCGGGCGCGATGATCTTCGCGGTCTCGATCTGCTTCAACCTGCTCTCGGACGGCCTGCGCAGCGCCATGGACATCAGGAATTGA
- a CDS encoding ABC transporter substrate-binding protein, giving the protein MRNRLSTCLAVLALAATAISARAESVVRYGISMADIPLTTGQPDRGAGAYQFTAYTIYDPLVAWEMDVADRPGKLVPGLATEWKVDDADKTKWRFTLRKGVKFHDGSEFNADAVIWNLDKVLNDKAPQFDKRQSAQVKTRLPSVASYAKIDDFTVEITTKTVDSFFPYQMLWFLVSSPAQYDKLGKDWDKFASQPSGTGPFKLTKLVPRELAELTKNPDYWNKKRIPKADKIVLVPMPEALTRTNALLAGQVDLIETPAPDAVPQLKAAGMKLVDNVTPHVWNYHLSVLPGSPWTDIRLRKALNLAIDREAVVGLMNGLAKPAKGQVDPSSPWFGKPSFELKYDLAAAKKLVEEAGYSKAKPLKATFIIAQGGTGQMLSLPMNEFLQQSFKEIGIDIDFKVVELETLYTHWRKGAADEMNAGITANNIAYVTSDPLYAIVRFFHSGQIAPVGVNWGGYKNPKVDALIDEAKQTFDATKQDALLAQAHALIVDDATLVWVVHDTNPHALSPKIKQFVQAQHWFQDLTTIGTE; this is encoded by the coding sequence ATGCGTAACCGCCTATCGACCTGTCTCGCCGTGCTTGCGCTGGCGGCAACCGCAATCTCGGCGCGCGCCGAAAGCGTGGTGCGCTACGGCATCTCGATGGCGGACATTCCGCTGACGACCGGCCAGCCCGATCGCGGTGCCGGTGCTTATCAGTTCACGGCCTACACGATCTACGATCCCCTGGTCGCCTGGGAGATGGACGTCGCTGATCGTCCCGGCAAGCTGGTGCCCGGGCTTGCGACCGAATGGAAGGTCGACGATGCCGACAAGACCAAGTGGCGCTTTACCCTGCGCAAGGGCGTGAAGTTTCACGACGGCAGCGAGTTCAATGCCGACGCGGTGATCTGGAATTTGGACAAGGTGCTCAATGACAAGGCGCCGCAGTTCGACAAGCGGCAGAGCGCGCAGGTGAAGACCCGCCTTCCCTCCGTCGCTAGCTACGCCAAGATCGACGACTTCACCGTGGAGATCACCACCAAGACCGTCGACTCCTTCTTTCCCTATCAGATGCTGTGGTTCCTGGTGTCGAGCCCAGCGCAGTACGACAAGCTCGGCAAGGATTGGGACAAGTTCGCCAGCCAGCCCTCGGGCACCGGTCCATTCAAGCTGACCAAGCTGGTGCCGCGCGAGCTCGCCGAGCTCACTAAGAACCCGGATTACTGGAACAAGAAGCGCATCCCCAAGGCCGACAAGATCGTGCTGGTGCCGATGCCGGAAGCGCTGACGCGCACCAATGCGCTGCTCGCCGGGCAGGTCGATTTGATCGAGACGCCGGCGCCGGATGCCGTGCCGCAGCTGAAAGCAGCCGGCATGAAGCTCGTCGACAACGTCACGCCGCATGTCTGGAACTATCATCTCAGCGTGCTGCCGGGCTCGCCCTGGACCGATATCCGCCTGCGCAAGGCGCTGAATCTCGCGATCGACCGCGAGGCCGTGGTTGGGCTGATGAATGGGCTGGCAAAACCCGCCAAAGGACAGGTCGATCCGTCGAGCCCCTGGTTCGGCAAGCCGAGCTTCGAGCTGAAATACGATCTCGCCGCCGCAAAGAAGCTGGTCGAGGAAGCCGGCTACTCCAAGGCGAAGCCGCTGAAGGCCACCTTCATCATCGCGCAAGGCGGCACCGGCCAGATGCTGTCGCTGCCGATGAACGAGTTTCTACAGCAGAGCTTCAAGGAGATCGGCATCGACATCGACTTCAAGGTGGTCGAGCTCGAGACGCTCTACACGCACTGGCGCAAGGGCGCGGCGGACGAGATGAACGCCGGCATCACCGCCAATAACATCGCCTATGTCACCTCCGACCCGCTCTACGCGATCGTCCGCTTCTTCCATTCGGGCCAGATCGCACCCGTCGGCGTCAACTGGGGCGGCTACAAGAACCCGAAGGTGGATGCGCTGATCGACGAGGCCAAGCAGACCTTCGATGCCACCAAGCAGGACGCGCTGCTGGCGCAGGCGCACGCGCTGATCGTCGACGACGCCACGCTGGTCTGGGTCGTCCACGACACCAACCCGCACGCGCTGTCGCCGAAGATCAAGCAGTTCGTGCAGGCGCAGCACTGGTTTCAGGATCTGACGACGATCGGGACGGAGTGA
- a CDS encoding ABC transporter ATP-binding protein, which yields MSESTSFEMLEQVEDRGGVAQTLLQVNGLTKHFPVRGGLFAAKRTVRAVDNVSFTVAKGETVGIVGESGCGKSTTARLLMHLMPRDDGDIIYDGMTVGQSLSLRELRRGMQMVFQDSYASLNPRLTIEESIAFGPKVHGMADGTARNLARELLGKVGLRPENFANRYPHEISGGQRQRVNIARALALSPRLVILDEAVSALDKSVEAQVLNLLADLKREFGLTYLFISHDLNVVRYISDRVLVMYLGEVVELGPVDQVWDSPAHPYTRALLAAMPSSDPDRRTETPPITGDPPNPIDPPPGCRFHTRCPFAEPLCANATPKLTALDNMGHEAACYMAIPGSGHSRAPRGEIV from the coding sequence ATGAGCGAGAGCACATCCTTCGAAATGCTGGAGCAAGTCGAGGATCGCGGCGGCGTTGCGCAGACGCTGCTTCAGGTCAACGGCCTGACCAAGCATTTTCCCGTGCGTGGCGGCTTGTTCGCCGCAAAGCGCACCGTGCGGGCCGTCGACAACGTCTCCTTCACGGTGGCCAAGGGCGAAACCGTCGGTATCGTCGGCGAGTCCGGCTGCGGCAAGTCGACCACCGCGCGCCTCCTGATGCACCTGATGCCGCGCGATGACGGCGACATCATCTATGACGGCATGACCGTCGGCCAGTCACTTTCGCTGCGCGAGCTGCGCCGCGGCATGCAGATGGTGTTCCAGGACTCCTACGCCTCGCTCAATCCGCGCCTGACGATCGAGGAATCGATCGCCTTCGGTCCCAAGGTCCACGGCATGGCCGATGGCACCGCGCGCAATCTCGCGCGCGAGCTGCTCGGCAAGGTCGGCCTCCGCCCGGAGAATTTCGCCAACCGCTATCCGCACGAGATTTCCGGCGGCCAGCGCCAGCGCGTCAACATCGCCCGTGCGCTGGCGCTGTCACCGCGGCTGGTGATCCTGGATGAGGCCGTCTCGGCGCTCGACAAATCCGTCGAGGCGCAGGTGCTCAATCTGCTCGCCGATCTCAAGCGCGAGTTCGGGCTGACCTATCTGTTCATCAGTCACGACCTCAACGTGGTCCGCTACATCTCCGACCGCGTGCTGGTGATGTATCTCGGCGAGGTCGTCGAGCTCGGCCCGGTCGATCAGGTCTGGGATAGCCCTGCGCATCCCTATACGCGTGCGCTGCTGGCGGCGATGCCGTCCTCCGACCCCGACAGGCGCACCGAGACGCCGCCGATCACGGGCGATCCGCCCAATCCGATCGATCCGCCCCCGGGCTGCCGCTTCCATACCCGTTGCCCATTTGCGGAGCCGCTCTGCGCAAATGCGACACCAAAGCTCACCGCGCTGGATAATATGGGCCACGAGGCCGCGTGCTACATGGCTATACCGGGTTCAGGCCATAGCCGCGCGCCCAGGGGAGAAATCGTATGA
- a CDS encoding ABC transporter permease, translated as MLAYIARRIVYVVPIIISVALVCFLLVHITPGDPLVAVLPADASQELAAQLRAAYGFDRPLPVQFGLWLLRALHGDLGNSIATGRPVLAEVMRAVGNTVTLAIAAAIIGFTMGILLGLIAGYFRETWIDKLATSFAIAGVSVPHYWLGMLLVIIFSVQLSWLPAVGAGPSGSNSWAWDWAHLKYLVLPAITTSVIPMGIVTRTVRALTGDILSQDFVEALRAKGLRETGVFRHVIKNAAPTALAVMGLQLGYMLGGSILIETVFSWPGSGFLLNSAIFQRDLPLLQGTILILALFFVFLNLLVDIAQAAIDPRIKRG; from the coding sequence GTGCTTGCCTATATCGCCAGACGCATCGTCTATGTCGTCCCGATCATCATCAGCGTGGCGCTGGTGTGCTTCCTTCTTGTGCACATCACGCCGGGCGATCCGCTGGTCGCCGTGCTGCCGGCCGACGCCTCGCAGGAGCTCGCCGCGCAGCTGCGCGCCGCCTATGGCTTCGACCGCCCATTGCCGGTGCAGTTCGGGCTTTGGCTGCTCCGGGCCCTGCACGGCGATCTCGGCAATTCCATCGCCACCGGTCGCCCCGTGCTCGCCGAGGTCATGCGCGCGGTCGGCAACACCGTCACGCTGGCGATCGCCGCCGCGATCATCGGCTTCACCATGGGCATCCTGCTCGGCCTGATCGCCGGCTATTTCCGTGAGACCTGGATCGACAAGCTAGCGACCTCGTTCGCCATCGCCGGCGTCTCGGTGCCGCACTACTGGCTCGGCATGCTGCTCGTCATCATCTTCTCGGTGCAGCTGAGCTGGCTGCCCGCGGTCGGCGCCGGGCCCAGCGGCTCCAATTCCTGGGCCTGGGACTGGGCGCATTTGAAATATCTGGTGCTGCCGGCGATCACGACATCGGTGATCCCGATGGGCATCGTCACCCGCACGGTGCGCGCGCTGACCGGCGACATCCTCAGCCAGGATTTCGTCGAGGCGCTGCGGGCCAAGGGCCTGCGCGAAACCGGCGTATTCCGCCACGTCATCAAGAATGCTGCGCCCACTGCGCTCGCGGTGATGGGGCTCCAGCTCGGTTACATGCTCGGCGGATCGATCCTGATCGAAACCGTGTTCTCCTGGCCTGGTTCAGGCTTTCTTCTCAACTCGGCAATCTTCCAGCGCGACCTGCCGCTGCTCCAAGGCACGATCCTGATCCTGGCGCTGTTCTTCGTCTTCCTCAATCTGCTGGTCGACATCGCCCAAGCCGCGATCGACCCGCGTATCAAGCGGGGCTAG
- a CDS encoding GlsB/YeaQ/YmgE family stress response membrane protein: MHISNEGLLVILFVGLVAGWLAGKIVRGAGFGIIGDIVIGIAGALVASLLFPKLGIRLGTGLVSEIVYSAIGAVILLLVVRLVRGGGRL, encoded by the coding sequence ATGCACATTTCCAACGAAGGCCTGCTCGTCATCCTCTTCGTCGGCCTGGTCGCCGGCTGGCTCGCCGGAAAGATCGTGCGGGGCGCTGGATTCGGCATCATCGGCGACATCGTGATCGGCATTGCCGGTGCGCTGGTGGCGAGCCTTCTGTTTCCCAAGCTCGGCATTCGTCTTGGCACCGGGCTCGTCTCCGAGATCGTCTATTCCGCGATCGGCGCGGTCATTCTGCTGCTGGTGGTCCGGCTGGTGCGTGGCGGCGGGCGGCTCTAG
- a CDS encoding ABC transporter ATP-binding protein has product MTKLVEISGLNIRFTGERTVYAVNDLSLSLGNSEVLGLLGESGSGKSVTLRALMRLLPKKRTQISGTVNVLGRDVLAMNDEELSSFRGQTVSMIFQEPALALDPVYTIGAQIAESVVRHEGKSHAEGRARALEMLEVVRIPSAKRRLDAYPHEMSGGMRQRAMIALALACRPKILLADEPTTALDATVQIQILLLLRELQREFGMSVIFVTHDIGVAIEICDRVAVMYAGQIVEQGSLRDIVRSPVHPYAKGLLASTIHGAKRGARLETIPGTPPSLSEKPHNCSFAPRCKLAEPRCLEQLPANVEVGPSRAARCVLAEPVAAAP; this is encoded by the coding sequence ATGACCAAGCTCGTCGAGATCTCAGGCCTCAACATCCGCTTCACCGGCGAGCGCACGGTCTATGCCGTGAACGACCTCAGCCTCTCGCTCGGCAACAGTGAGGTGCTGGGCCTGCTCGGCGAATCCGGCTCCGGCAAGAGCGTGACCTTGCGTGCGCTGATGCGGCTCTTGCCGAAGAAGCGCACGCAGATCTCCGGCACGGTCAACGTGCTGGGCCGCGACGTGCTCGCCATGAACGACGAGGAGCTGTCGTCGTTCCGTGGTCAGACCGTCTCGATGATCTTCCAGGAGCCTGCGCTCGCGCTCGATCCGGTCTACACTATCGGCGCACAGATCGCCGAAAGCGTGGTGCGCCATGAGGGCAAATCTCATGCGGAGGGCAGGGCGCGTGCGCTCGAAATGCTCGAAGTCGTGCGCATTCCCTCGGCAAAGCGCCGCCTGGATGCCTATCCGCACGAGATGTCCGGCGGCATGCGTCAGCGCGCGATGATCGCGCTTGCGCTGGCCTGCCGGCCGAAGATTCTGCTCGCGGACGAGCCGACCACGGCGCTCGATGCCACCGTGCAGATCCAGATCCTGTTGCTTCTGCGCGAACTCCAGCGCGAATTTGGCATGTCCGTCATCTTCGTCACCCACGACATCGGCGTCGCCATCGAGATCTGCGACCGTGTCGCGGTGATGTATGCCGGCCAGATCGTGGAGCAGGGCAGCCTGCGCGACATCGTCCGCTCGCCGGTGCATCCCTACGCCAAGGGCCTGCTCGCCTCCACCATCCACGGCGCCAAGCGCGGCGCGCGGCTGGAAACCATTCCCGGCACGCCGCCCTCGCTCTCCGAGAAGCCCCACAACTGCTCCTTCGCGCCCCGCTGCAAGCTCGCCGAGCCGCGCTGCCTGGAGCAATTGCCGGCGAATGTGGAGGTTGGGCCGAGTCGCGCAGCAAGGTGCGTGCTAGCGGAGCCAGTCGCGGCAGCGCCGTAA
- a CDS encoding ABC transporter substrate-binding protein, translating to MLMKKTTRAALIAGLALTTAAAWPRVVSAQTVLRIGMTAADIPRTLGQPDQGFEGNRFTGLTMYDALTGWDLSSAEKASVVIPGLATEWKVDDADKTKWVFKLRPGVTFHDGSPFNADAVVWNVEKVLKQDAPQFDASQVGVTASRMPTLASAKKIDDMTVELTTKEPDSFLPINLTNLFMASPTKWQAFYDKAEGADAKAKSQAAWTAFARDASGTGPWKMASFTPRERLELVKNAAYWNKDRVPKVDKMVLLPMPEPNARTAALLSGQVDWVEAPAPDALPELKQRGFKLYSNEQPHVWPWQFSRIEGSPWNDIRVRKAANLCIDREGLRDGLLAGLMVPATGTFEPGHPWRGKPSFQIKYDKAAAQKLMQEAGYGPNKKLTVKTQTSASGSGQMQPLAMNEYLQQALAECYFDVKLDVIEWNTLFTNWRRGAKDPSANGSNATNVTYAAMDPFFALVRFLQSGMAPPVSNNWGFINEPKFDELVKKARQTFDPAARDAALAELHAASVDDAAFLYVAHDVGPRAMSPKVTGVVQPKSWFIDFSPVSIAK from the coding sequence ATGCTTATGAAGAAGACGACACGCGCGGCATTGATCGCGGGGCTTGCTCTGACGACGGCGGCGGCATGGCCGCGCGTCGTGAGCGCCCAAACGGTGCTGCGAATCGGCATGACTGCTGCCGATATTCCGCGCACGCTGGGCCAGCCCGACCAGGGCTTCGAGGGCAACCGCTTCACCGGCCTCACCATGTATGACGCGCTGACCGGCTGGGACCTGTCCTCGGCCGAGAAGGCCAGCGTGGTGATCCCCGGCCTTGCCACCGAGTGGAAGGTCGACGATGCCGACAAGACCAAATGGGTGTTCAAGCTGCGCCCCGGCGTCACATTCCATGACGGCTCGCCGTTCAATGCGGACGCCGTGGTGTGGAATGTCGAGAAGGTCCTGAAGCAGGACGCGCCGCAGTTCGACGCCAGCCAGGTCGGCGTCACCGCCTCGCGCATGCCGACGCTGGCCTCCGCCAAGAAGATCGACGACATGACGGTCGAGCTCACCACCAAGGAGCCCGACAGCTTCCTGCCGATCAATCTCACCAACCTCTTCATGGCCAGTCCGACGAAGTGGCAGGCCTTCTATGACAAGGCCGAAGGCGCCGACGCCAAGGCAAAGTCGCAGGCCGCCTGGACCGCTTTCGCCAGGGACGCCTCGGGCACCGGCCCGTGGAAGATGGCCAGCTTCACGCCGCGCGAGCGGCTCGAACTCGTCAAGAATGCGGCCTATTGGAACAAGGATCGCGTGCCCAAGGTCGACAAAATGGTGCTCTTGCCGATGCCGGAGCCGAATGCGCGCACCGCGGCGTTGCTCTCCGGGCAGGTCGATTGGGTCGAGGCGCCCGCGCCGGATGCGCTGCCCGAGCTCAAGCAGCGCGGCTTCAAGCTCTACTCCAATGAGCAGCCGCATGTCTGGCCCTGGCAGTTCTCGCGCATCGAAGGCTCGCCCTGGAACGACATCCGCGTGCGCAAGGCGGCCAACCTCTGCATCGATCGCGAAGGCCTCAGGGACGGCCTGCTCGCCGGCCTGATGGTGCCTGCGACCGGCACCTTCGAGCCCGGCCATCCCTGGCGCGGCAAGCCGAGCTTCCAGATCAAGTATGACAAGGCAGCCGCGCAAAAGCTGATGCAGGAGGCCGGATACGGCCCGAACAAGAAGCTGACCGTGAAGACGCAGACGTCCGCATCCGGCTCTGGTCAGATGCAGCCTTTGGCGATGAACGAATATCTCCAGCAGGCGCTGGCCGAATGCTATTTCGACGTGAAGCTCGACGTCATCGAGTGGAATACGCTGTTCACCAACTGGCGCCGCGGCGCCAAGGACCCTAGCGCCAACGGCTCGAACGCGACCAACGTCACCTATGCGGCGATGGACCCGTTCTTCGCGCTGGTGCGCTTCCTGCAATCGGGCATGGCGCCGCCGGTCTCGAACAATTGGGGTTTTATCAACGAGCCCAAGTTCGACGAGCTGGTGAAGAAGGCGCGGCAGACCTTCGATCCCGCTGCGCGTGACGCCGCGCTCGCCGAGCTGCACGCGGCCTCCGTCGACGATGCCGCCTTCCTCTACGTCGCCCACGACGTCGGCCCGCGCGCCATGAGCCCGAAGGTAACAGGCGTCGTGCAGCCGAAGAGCTGGTTCATCGACTTCTCGCCGGTGTCGATCGCGAAATAG